Proteins from a genomic interval of Streptomyces sp. Tu6071:
- a CDS encoding universal stress protein, with amino-acid sequence MSELPVVAAVDGSEDSLRALDWAIEAARLRESVLRIVHVRQYAAWTQPEVLAAGPEQVGDPVLDRLRTDLEGRGGKLPVLEFVTVEGAPDAVLPEMGGDAQLLVLGSRGRGGFASLLLGSNGMAAARDASCPVVVVPRPGRAVPEDVTTEVPDGPRVVVGLPVDLKDDSTLAFAFTEAERRGAAVHIVVAYPWPTLAWTAVGDYTPTVEDQEAAEAECLTLAKDHLDPHRAAHPGVEALVSVAAGDAAGHLVAASNGAELVVVGRHRRRLLQPARILGSVTQAVLLHAAAPVAVVPLTAQDEAESEADAAA; translated from the coding sequence ATGAGTGAGCTGCCGGTGGTAGCGGCCGTGGACGGCTCGGAGGACAGCCTCCGTGCCCTGGACTGGGCGATCGAGGCGGCCCGGCTCCGCGAGAGCGTGCTGCGGATCGTGCACGTGCGCCAGTACGCGGCCTGGACGCAGCCCGAGGTGCTCGCCGCCGGGCCCGAGCAGGTCGGCGACCCGGTGCTCGACCGGCTGCGCACGGACCTGGAGGGGCGCGGCGGGAAGCTGCCGGTCCTGGAGTTCGTCACGGTCGAGGGCGCGCCCGACGCGGTCCTGCCCGAGATGGGTGGCGACGCGCAGCTCCTCGTCCTCGGCTCGCGCGGTCGCGGCGGCTTCGCCAGTCTCCTGCTCGGCTCCAACGGGATGGCCGCCGCGCGCGACGCCTCCTGCCCGGTCGTCGTCGTGCCGCGCCCGGGGCGCGCCGTGCCCGAGGACGTGACGACCGAGGTGCCGGACGGACCGCGCGTCGTGGTGGGCCTGCCCGTCGACCTCAAGGACGACTCGACGCTCGCCTTCGCCTTCACCGAGGCCGAACGGCGCGGCGCCGCGGTCCACATCGTCGTCGCCTACCCCTGGCCCACACTCGCCTGGACCGCCGTGGGCGACTACACGCCCACCGTCGAGGACCAGGAGGCCGCCGAGGCGGAGTGCCTCACCCTCGCCAAGGACCACCTCGACCCGCACCGCGCCGCCCACCCCGGCGTCGAGGCGCTCGTCTCCGTCGCGGCGGGCGACGCCGCCGGGCACCTCGTCGCCGCGTCGAACGGCGCGGAACTCGTCGTCGTGGGCCGCCACCGCAGGCGTCTCCTCCAGCCCGCCCGCATCCTCGGCTCCGTCACCCAGGCCGTCCTCCTCCACGCCGCGGCACCCGTCGCCGTCGTCCCGCTCACCGCCCAGGACGAGGCGGAGAGCGAAGCGGACGCGGCGGCCTGA
- a CDS encoding glycosyl hydrolase family 95 catalytic domain-containing protein encodes MSHGPTRRTTVKTVLGVAGALAAGASPLATGSAHAAPTTPTTGTGARAADPDRPVLRYGAPATDWETESLPVGNGALGASVFGTLPTEHIQFAEKTLWTGGPGTSGYRYGNWENPRPDALASVRADIEARTKITPEDAAARLGQPRIGYGGHQTFGDLLIDVDGAPGSADGYTRTLDLAQALATVSYPHDGTTFRRTVFASCPDKVLVGHFTADRGGSVGLNLRYTSPRQDFTATTDGDRLTVRGALQDNGMRFEAQIRLLSEGGSVTANGDRLTVSGADSAWFVLSAGTDYADTYPDYRGADPHDRVTTAVDQAAARPYRELLDRHTSDHAALFSRVVLDLGQGSAPDRTTDALLKAYTGGNSADDRALEALFFQYGRYLLIASSRAGSLPANLQGAWNNSTAPPWSADYHVNINLQMNYWPAEATNLAETTAPYDRFVEALRAPGRTTARSMFDARGWVVHDETTPFGFTGVHDWPTSFWFPEAAAWLTSQLYEHYRFDGSTDYLRATAYPAMKEAAEFWIDVLRTDPRDNTLVVTPSFSPEHGDFTAGAAMSQQIVRELFLNTLEAAQTLGDDPAFRTTLKETLDRIDPGLRIGSWGQLMEWKTDLDGRTDDHRHVSHLYALHPGRQIEPGSDFAEAAKVSLTARGDGGTGWSKAWKINFWARLRDGDHAHTMLAEQLKGSTLANLWDTHPPFQIDGNFGATSGITEMLLQSQHDVIEVLPALPAAWSSGTVRGLRARGGATLEFSWENGRATRIALTASRTRELTVRNALVPGGTTTFKAVAGETYTWE; translated from the coding sequence ATGTCGCATGGCCCCACACGAAGAACGACAGTGAAGACCGTCCTCGGCGTCGCGGGCGCCCTCGCCGCGGGGGCCAGCCCCCTCGCCACCGGCTCCGCGCACGCCGCCCCCACCACCCCCACGACAGGGACCGGCGCCCGCGCCGCCGACCCCGACCGCCCCGTCCTGCGCTACGGCGCGCCCGCCACCGACTGGGAGACCGAGTCCCTCCCCGTCGGCAACGGCGCCCTCGGCGCGAGCGTCTTCGGCACCCTGCCCACCGAACACATCCAGTTCGCCGAGAAGACCCTGTGGACCGGCGGCCCCGGCACCTCCGGCTACCGCTACGGCAACTGGGAGAACCCCCGCCCCGACGCCCTCGCCTCCGTCCGCGCCGACATCGAGGCCCGCACCAAGATCACCCCCGAGGACGCCGCCGCACGCCTCGGCCAGCCCCGCATCGGCTACGGCGGCCACCAGACCTTCGGCGACCTCCTCATCGACGTCGACGGCGCCCCCGGCTCCGCCGACGGCTACACCCGCACCCTCGACCTCGCCCAGGCCCTCGCCACCGTCAGCTACCCCCACGACGGCACCACCTTCCGCCGCACCGTCTTCGCCTCTTGTCCCGACAAGGTCCTCGTCGGGCACTTCACCGCCGACCGGGGCGGCAGCGTCGGCCTGAACCTCCGTTACACCTCACCGCGCCAGGACTTCACCGCCACCACCGACGGCGACCGCCTCACCGTCCGCGGCGCCCTCCAGGACAACGGAATGCGCTTCGAGGCGCAGATCCGGCTTCTGAGCGAGGGCGGCAGCGTCACCGCGAACGGCGACCGCCTCACCGTCAGCGGCGCCGACAGCGCCTGGTTCGTCCTCTCCGCCGGCACCGACTACGCCGACACCTACCCCGACTACCGGGGCGCCGACCCCCACGACCGCGTCACCACCGCCGTCGACCAGGCCGCCGCCCGCCCCTACCGCGAACTCCTCGACCGCCACACGAGCGACCACGCCGCGCTCTTCTCCCGCGTCGTCCTCGACCTCGGCCAGGGCTCCGCGCCCGACCGGACCACGGACGCCCTCCTCAAGGCGTACACCGGCGGGAACAGCGCCGACGACCGCGCCCTCGAAGCGCTCTTCTTCCAGTACGGCCGCTACCTCCTCATCGCCTCCTCGCGCGCCGGCTCCCTCCCCGCCAACCTCCAGGGCGCCTGGAACAACAGCACCGCCCCGCCCTGGTCGGCCGACTACCACGTCAACATCAACCTCCAGATGAACTACTGGCCCGCCGAGGCCACCAACCTCGCCGAGACCACCGCCCCCTACGACCGCTTCGTCGAAGCCCTGCGCGCCCCGGGCCGCACCACGGCGCGCTCCATGTTCGACGCGCGCGGCTGGGTCGTCCACGACGAGACAACCCCCTTCGGCTTCACCGGAGTCCACGACTGGCCGACGAGCTTCTGGTTCCCCGAGGCCGCCGCCTGGCTCACCTCGCAGCTCTACGAGCACTACCGCTTCGACGGCTCCACCGACTACCTCCGCGCCACCGCCTACCCGGCCATGAAGGAAGCCGCCGAGTTCTGGATCGACGTCCTGCGCACCGACCCGCGCGACAACACCCTTGTCGTGACGCCGAGTTTCTCGCCCGAGCACGGCGACTTCACGGCGGGCGCCGCGATGAGCCAGCAGATCGTCCGCGAACTCTTCCTCAACACCCTCGAAGCCGCGCAGACCCTCGGCGACGACCCCGCTTTCCGCACCACCCTGAAGGAGACCCTCGACCGCATCGACCCCGGGCTGCGCATCGGCTCCTGGGGACAGCTCATGGAGTGGAAGACCGACCTCGACGGCCGCACCGACGACCACCGCCACGTCTCCCACCTCTACGCTCTCCACCCCGGCCGCCAGATCGAGCCCGGCAGCGACTTCGCCGAGGCCGCCAAGGTCTCCCTGACCGCGCGCGGCGACGGCGGCACCGGCTGGTCCAAGGCATGGAAGATCAACTTCTGGGCGCGGCTGCGCGACGGCGACCACGCCCACACGATGCTCGCCGAACAGCTCAAGGGCTCCACGCTCGCCAACCTCTGGGACACCCACCCGCCGTTCCAGATCGACGGCAACTTCGGCGCCACGAGCGGCATCACCGAGATGCTCCTCCAGAGCCAGCACGACGTCATCGAGGTCCTGCCCGCCCTCCCCGCCGCCTGGAGCAGCGGCACGGTGCGCGGACTGCGCGCCCGGGGCGGCGCGACCCTGGAGTTCAGCTGGGAGAACGGCAGGGCGACCCGCATCGCCCTCACCGCCTCGCGCACCCGCGAACTCACCGTCCGCAACGCCCTCGTCCCCGGCGGCACCACCACCTTCAAGGCCGTCGCGGGGGAGACCTACACCTGGGAGTGA
- a CDS encoding alpha/beta fold hydrolase, which produces MDPRPRPLPALRTVRANGVTLAYRETGPATAPPLLLLPARGESSADWAPVMGPLAAHRRVLALDPRGHGASEYPGTYSFPLLRDDVRAFLAALALPRVDLVAHSLGGIIACLLAQEHPGLIRRLVLEDVPAPLPLATPRPVPERPTGPLGLDWRMVLATEHPRNHPDPAWWERMERADVPALVLAGGPTSVVDQSTVSALAERLPRARLVTVPAGHHIHAEDPDAFLAHVLPFLTADAPGDGPANAPAHEPAGEAADEAGSN; this is translated from the coding sequence ATGGACCCGCGCCCCCGCCCCCTGCCCGCGCTCCGCACCGTCCGCGCGAACGGCGTCACCCTCGCCTACCGCGAGACCGGTCCCGCCACCGCGCCCCCGCTCCTCCTGCTGCCCGCGCGCGGCGAGTCCTCCGCCGACTGGGCACCCGTCATGGGGCCGCTGGCCGCGCACCGGCGCGTCCTCGCGCTCGACCCGCGCGGGCACGGCGCGAGCGAGTACCCCGGCACGTACTCCTTCCCGCTCCTGCGCGACGACGTACGCGCCTTCCTCGCCGCCCTCGCGCTCCCGCGCGTCGACCTCGTCGCGCACTCGCTGGGCGGCATCATCGCCTGCCTCCTCGCCCAGGAGCACCCCGGACTGATCCGCCGCCTCGTCCTGGAGGACGTCCCGGCGCCCCTGCCCCTCGCCACACCCCGGCCCGTCCCTGAACGGCCCACCGGACCGCTCGGCCTCGACTGGCGGATGGTCCTCGCCACCGAGCACCCCCGCAACCACCCCGACCCCGCCTGGTGGGAGCGCATGGAGCGCGCGGACGTCCCCGCCCTCGTCCTCGCGGGCGGCCCCACGAGCGTCGTCGACCAGTCCACCGTCAGCGCGCTCGCCGAACGCCTGCCGCGCGCCCGTCTCGTCACGGTCCCCGCCGGGCACCACATCCACGCCGAGGACCCCGATGCCTTCCTCGCCCACGTCCTGCCGTTCCTCACGGCGGACGCGCCGGGGGACGGCCCGGCGAACGCACCCGCGCACGAACCGGCCGGCGAAGCGGCGGACGAAGCCGGGAGCAACTGA